Proteins co-encoded in one Flavobacterium fluviale genomic window:
- a CDS encoding relaxase/mobilization nuclease domain-containing protein — MVSIIKTGNSIRSIFNYNENKVKTGKAECIGAANFLLDISQMSDAMKLSRFTERIQLNDNTKRNSVHISLNFDPSENHSKEKLMAIANTYMYKIGFGKQPYLVYQHFDAGHPHIHVITINIERDGKRIDLHHLGIRKSEPARKEIEETFRLIKAESLNKNKQFNLLPISMGKVCYGKIESKKALAAVLNQVLYSYRYSSLAELNAVLQSYNVLADRGSENSKVFLNKGIVYRILDEKGIPAGVPIKASDFYFKPTLKFLESKFISNKPRKESDKARLKNVIDMAFLRENITHLNQISLILEKEGINIILRKSNEGLIYGITYVDHTTKNVFNGSSLGKEYSAKGIIERFENKPNLDKSELINKRLETFSFENASKKTFDSIAIINLLDSLLKPEMAIDYLPKQFKKKRRNRKRI; from the coding sequence ATGGTTTCAATAATCAAAACAGGTAATTCTATAAGAAGTATTTTTAACTACAATGAAAACAAAGTTAAAACTGGCAAGGCTGAATGCATCGGGGCAGCAAATTTTCTTTTAGACATATCTCAAATGAGCGATGCAATGAAGCTGAGCCGCTTTACTGAAAGGATTCAATTAAATGATAATACCAAGCGCAACAGCGTACATATTTCTCTGAATTTTGACCCATCAGAAAATCATTCAAAAGAAAAACTGATGGCAATTGCAAATACCTACATGTACAAGATAGGTTTTGGGAAACAGCCCTACCTTGTCTATCAGCATTTTGACGCAGGGCATCCGCACATCCATGTAATAACCATTAATATTGAAAGGGACGGAAAAAGGATTGACCTGCACCATTTAGGGATAAGAAAATCTGAACCGGCAAGAAAAGAAATTGAGGAAACTTTCAGACTTATTAAAGCTGAAAGTCTCAATAAAAATAAACAGTTTAACTTACTGCCTATCTCAATGGGAAAAGTCTGTTATGGAAAAATTGAATCAAAAAAAGCTCTTGCAGCAGTTCTCAATCAAGTCTTATACAGTTATAGATATTCAAGTCTTGCCGAACTTAATGCTGTATTGCAATCTTATAATGTATTGGCCGATCGTGGCAGTGAGAATTCAAAAGTGTTTTTGAATAAGGGAATAGTGTACCGCATACTAGATGAAAAAGGAATTCCGGCTGGTGTTCCCATCAAAGCCAGCGATTTTTATTTTAAGCCTACATTAAAATTTTTGGAGTCTAAATTTATAAGCAATAAACCCAGAAAAGAATCCGATAAAGCAAGACTGAAAAATGTAATTGACATGGCCTTTTTAAGGGAAAACATAACTCATTTAAATCAGATTTCGTTAATATTGGAGAAAGAAGGAATAAATATCATTCTTCGAAAAAGCAATGAAGGATTAATTTATGGCATTACCTACGTTGACCATACAACAAAAAATGTTTTTAATGGTTCAAGTTTAGGCAAAGAATACAGTGCAAAAGGAATTATTGAACGGTTCGAAAATAAACCCAATCTGGATAAAAGCGAGTTGATTAACAAACGGTTGGAAACATTCTCTTTTGAAAACGCGTCTAAAAAAACTTTCGATTCCATTGCCATTATAAACTTATTAGACTCACTACTAAAACCTGAAATGGCCATTGATTATTTGCCCAAGCAGTTTAAAAAGAAAAGACGAAATAGAAAAAGGATATAG
- a CDS encoding plasmid mobilization protein has translation MERENSNKTRKITIRLTPSEYTVLESKFKTTTCRKLSEYMRKQLFGKAIISTYRNRSLDDFVEELIVLRNELNAIGNNLNQTTRKLHTLSQIYDAKEWTIGFELKQRKLFEKINEIHNHIQKISEQWFQ, from the coding sequence ATGGAAAGAGAAAATTCAAACAAAACACGAAAAATCACTATTCGTTTGACACCCTCGGAATATACAGTATTAGAGTCAAAATTTAAGACGACAACCTGCCGGAAATTAAGTGAATATATGCGCAAACAATTGTTTGGGAAAGCAATTATTAGTACTTACCGAAACAGGTCATTAGATGATTTTGTTGAAGAGCTAATCGTCCTTAGAAATGAGCTTAATGCTATAGGAAACAACCTAAATCAGACCACCAGAAAACTTCACACATTAAGTCAGATTTACGATGCAAAAGAATGGACAATTGGCTTTGAATTAAAGCAGAGAAAGCTCTTTGAAAAGATAAATGAGATTCATAATCATATTCAAAAAATCTCCGAACAATGGTTTCAATAA
- a CDS encoding MauE/DoxX family redox-associated membrane protein, producing the protein MKLQENYKKLIIELICFLYALLFVYAAASKLVDFERFQVQLAQSPVLSIYAEWISYFVIGFELIISGMLLFSATRIIGLYFAFVLMSMFTSYIFIVLHYSSFIPCSCGGILEKMSWKTHLIFNSLFVMMAAVAIIILKNKRQDDFSITKNSSKIWTLLACAIMATTAVVILFLSSEQAIHHKNPFVRRYPKKAIELYKTIDLRWNSYYFAGYEKNILYLANYTDPLHLLSIDSDGKQKRIKLYLDYRNQSFKSIKIVVQDGWFYLFDGTLPRIYRGNTKDWKLTAELKRTPKFSLAQPMDSVTIAFRNNTGNDRANVIGIFSAEKDTVLYSQNLLTRQIDGIFDTDGILLYNQNRKQIHYIYYYRNEFITADRNGELMRRSNTIDTNKQAKIKVAYLKNNTERQMAAPPLKVNSISAVRNNLLFINSKVPGRFEDEKFWKKSSVVDVYNLDNNSYVLSFYVQEIPNQKIQNIFVTDDHLYVTAGTNLMVFNLGYLLKSEMKRESELKTDR; encoded by the coding sequence ATGAAACTACAGGAAAATTATAAGAAGCTGATTATTGAATTGATATGTTTTCTATATGCACTTTTGTTTGTCTATGCCGCGGCGAGTAAACTTGTTGATTTTGAAAGGTTTCAGGTACAGTTGGCACAGTCTCCCGTACTTAGTATTTATGCTGAATGGATTTCCTATTTTGTAATTGGTTTTGAGCTGATTATTTCGGGGATGCTTTTATTTTCGGCTACCAGAATCATAGGTTTGTATTTTGCATTTGTTTTAATGAGCATGTTTACCAGTTATATTTTTATAGTGCTTCATTATAGTTCTTTTATACCCTGTTCATGTGGAGGTATCCTGGAGAAAATGAGCTGGAAAACACATTTGATATTTAACTCGCTTTTTGTCATGATGGCAGCTGTTGCAATTATAATTCTTAAAAATAAGCGTCAAGATGATTTTTCAATAACAAAAAACAGCAGTAAAATCTGGACTCTATTGGCTTGTGCTATAATGGCTACAACAGCTGTTGTTATCTTATTCCTTTCCTCAGAGCAGGCTATTCATCATAAAAATCCCTTTGTCAGAAGATATCCAAAAAAAGCAATCGAACTTTATAAGACTATTGATCTAAGATGGAATTCCTATTATTTTGCAGGTTATGAAAAAAATATCCTTTATCTGGCAAATTATACAGATCCCCTGCATCTTCTTTCCATTGATAGCGATGGAAAACAAAAGAGGATAAAACTGTATTTAGATTATCGTAACCAATCTTTTAAATCAATAAAAATTGTAGTTCAAGACGGCTGGTTCTACTTGTTTGATGGTACACTGCCGCGCATATACAGAGGAAATACCAAAGATTGGAAATTAACGGCAGAATTGAAAAGAACCCCAAAATTTAGCCTGGCGCAGCCCATGGACAGCGTTACTATTGCATTTCGGAATAACACTGGTAATGACAGAGCGAATGTAATAGGAATTTTTAGTGCAGAAAAAGATACCGTTTTGTATTCGCAAAACCTTCTTACAAGGCAGATTGACGGAATATTTGATACAGACGGCATACTGCTCTACAACCAGAACAGGAAGCAGATCCATTACATTTATTATTATCGCAATGAGTTTATCACAGCTGACCGAAATGGGGAGCTTATGAGAAGAAGCAATACTATTGATACCAATAAACAGGCTAAAATTAAAGTAGCATATCTCAAAAATAATACAGAAAGGCAGATGGCAGCTCCTCCCTTAAAAGTGAACTCGATCAGTGCAGTTAGAAATAATCTTTTGTTCATCAATTCGAAAGTGCCCGGAAGATTTGAAGACGAGAAATTTTGGAAAAAATCTTCAGTAGTAGATGTTTATAATTTGGATAACAATAGTTATGTCCTTAGTTTTTATGTCCAGGAAATTCCAAACCAGAAAATCCAGAACATTTTTGTAACCGATGATCATCTTTATGTTACAGCAGGTACAAATCTGATGGTTTTTAATCTCGGATATTTGTTAAAAAGTGAAATGAAACGCGAATCAGAGCTTAAAACTGACCGCTGA
- a CDS encoding alpha/beta hydrolase family protein, with protein sequence MNISYLKNRGGFTAVPAAVLFLFFILLLVVCPLRGQALQKKSLTASDYDSFGNFLFHKPSRNGNWVGFSMFYKNGKDTLYVKNTLKNKLYSFPLGTKPDFLGDNSFVYQDTEGIHILNLQNGNKKTIANVTGYFSSPDSERLVVMTKSQLTKKQSISVFDQNGKILSTIENVTSMRMGPANKKILFSIADQNLSSIGVLELGQKTKTTWIHEKKPVNFKMLTWDKKERAVSFLTEPNSGTENKKLYYYILENKSLYVLDPKTKDNFPSQAVINESAEYAITISNDLQRVFFSISHKKENYFNSTEDAVSKAEIWKSSDTYIYPFMQKSLRFKKQNSLALWYPLTGKFSEITSDELSKVMLCGNEKYAVLSDPKKYEPQFEYDAPRDFYILNLLTGEKKLLLQNKKISPSEPLPISSPEGKYINYILNDSCWIYNTASKTYTNITRRIISQYLSLTNQKNSRNFILTPVGWTANDNKLVVYDNYDIWTISPENFTLKRLTRGREKQIQFRIYAPGKFSEIEKSYDGYRYKSINFSNPILLTATGEDGRTGFFKWKKITGEIPLVYDSCYIDKLHSTDQGKVLFYQQQRFDKPPKIIFQKDKVTRTVFQSSPHQADYDWGSASLIQFQNENGIKMSALLYYPASYNPDKKYPMIVNIYENQTQNLYKYSLPDLENEAGFNPVVLTSQGYFVLCPDIISEKQNEGPSALKYTISATKEIIARGLVKPDKIALMGHSFGGFEVCYIITQTKIFAAAVAGAAITNIKSYYHTVDWDTGRPTMNYFIHGQLKMIQPPSENPEIYNLNSPIEFVKNITTPLLSYAGKEDNHVDWHQTVEFHMAIRRLGKKNTMLLFPNEGHTITNPINQRDLTRKIIQWFGFYLKDETPEQWIDKN encoded by the coding sequence ATGAATATTTCATATCTAAAAAACAGGGGCGGCTTTACCGCTGTACCTGCTGCAGTTTTATTTTTATTTTTTATTTTGCTATTAGTAGTCTGTCCCCTACGGGGGCAGGCATTGCAAAAAAAAAGCCTTACAGCATCAGATTATGATTCATTTGGTAATTTTCTATTCCATAAACCTTCGCGCAATGGAAACTGGGTCGGTTTTTCAATGTTCTATAAAAACGGAAAAGATACCTTATACGTAAAAAATACATTAAAAAATAAACTGTACTCCTTTCCGCTTGGCACTAAACCTGATTTTCTGGGAGATAATAGTTTTGTTTATCAGGATACTGAGGGAATTCATATTCTAAATCTTCAGAATGGCAACAAAAAAACAATAGCCAATGTCACTGGTTATTTTTCTTCGCCAGACTCTGAGAGATTAGTAGTAATGACAAAATCTCAACTCACAAAAAAGCAGTCCATTAGTGTGTTTGATCAAAATGGAAAGATTTTATCGACAATTGAAAACGTTACCAGCATGAGAATGGGGCCTGCCAATAAAAAAATTCTCTTTTCCATTGCAGATCAAAATTTAAGTTCGATTGGCGTCTTAGAATTAGGGCAAAAAACTAAAACCACATGGATTCATGAGAAAAAACCTGTGAATTTTAAGATGCTGACATGGGATAAGAAAGAAAGGGCAGTATCTTTTTTGACGGAACCCAATTCTGGCACAGAAAACAAAAAACTTTATTATTATATACTGGAGAATAAAAGCCTTTACGTCCTTGATCCAAAGACGAAAGATAATTTTCCATCTCAAGCAGTTATTAATGAAAGTGCAGAATATGCTATAACTATTAGCAATGATCTTCAACGGGTATTTTTTTCAATAAGCCATAAAAAAGAGAATTATTTTAACAGTACAGAAGATGCCGTATCCAAAGCAGAAATTTGGAAAAGCAGCGATACATACATCTACCCTTTTATGCAGAAAAGTTTACGTTTTAAAAAGCAAAATAGTCTTGCTTTATGGTACCCTCTAACTGGAAAGTTTTCCGAAATCACCTCTGATGAATTATCCAAAGTAATGCTTTGCGGCAATGAAAAATATGCAGTCCTTTCTGATCCAAAAAAGTATGAGCCTCAGTTTGAATATGATGCCCCCCGCGATTTTTATATTTTAAATCTGCTGACAGGGGAAAAAAAACTCTTGCTTCAAAATAAAAAAATAAGTCCATCTGAACCACTTCCTATCTCTTCCCCTGAAGGTAAATATATAAATTACATACTTAATGATAGCTGCTGGATTTATAATACAGCTTCAAAAACATACACAAACATTACCCGCCGAATTATTTCGCAATACCTTTCGCTGACCAATCAAAAAAACAGCAGAAACTTTATACTGACTCCAGTTGGATGGACTGCAAACGACAATAAGCTCGTAGTATATGATAATTATGATATATGGACAATTTCACCTGAGAATTTTACTCTAAAAAGACTTACCAGAGGAAGGGAAAAACAGATCCAATTCAGAATATATGCACCGGGGAAATTTTCGGAAATTGAGAAAAGCTATGATGGCTATAGATATAAATCAATTAATTTTTCCAATCCAATTTTGCTTACAGCTACTGGCGAGGATGGCAGAACAGGATTTTTTAAATGGAAAAAAATTACTGGAGAAATACCCCTTGTCTATGACAGCTGTTATATTGACAAACTCCACAGTACAGACCAAGGAAAAGTACTGTTTTATCAGCAGCAAAGATTTGACAAACCTCCAAAAATTATATTCCAAAAGGATAAAGTTACCCGTACTGTATTTCAAAGCAGTCCGCATCAGGCAGATTACGATTGGGGAAGCGCCTCACTAATTCAATTCCAAAACGAGAATGGAATAAAAATGAGCGCATTGCTTTACTATCCTGCATCATATAATCCCGATAAAAAATACCCTATGATTGTAAATATCTATGAAAATCAGACTCAAAATCTTTACAAATACTCTTTACCGGATTTAGAAAATGAAGCAGGCTTCAATCCTGTGGTATTAACCAGTCAGGGATATTTTGTGCTTTGTCCCGATATAATATCCGAAAAACAGAATGAAGGCCCTTCCGCTTTAAAGTATACAATTTCAGCCACAAAAGAAATCATCGCCAGAGGACTTGTTAAGCCGGACAAAATTGCTTTGATGGGGCATTCTTTCGGAGGTTTTGAGGTTTGTTATATCATAACACAGACAAAAATTTTTGCGGCGGCGGTAGCAGGTGCGGCAATTACAAACATTAAAAGTTACTACCATACAGTAGACTGGGACACCGGCCGTCCTACTATGAATTATTTCATACACGGGCAGTTGAAAATGATACAGCCTCCATCTGAAAATCCCGAAATTTATAATCTAAATTCTCCTATTGAATTTGTTAAAAATATAACGACTCCTCTACTATCCTATGCAGGAAAGGAAGATAATCATGTTGACTGGCATCAGACAGTAGAATTTCATATGGCAATTCGCAGACTTGGCAAAAAAAACACAATGCTGTTGTTTCCAAATGAAGGACACACTATTACAAATCCCATAAATCAAAGAGACTTAACACGCAAAATAATACAGTGGTTTGGGTTTTATCTTAAAGATGAAACACCCGAGCAATGGATTGATAAAAATTGA
- a CDS encoding RagB/SusD family nutrient uptake outer membrane protein, whose translation MKKIVTNSFTRDSRISMNKLVLSLAFLIVSCDSFLDIDLPENQLTKESVFEDNQTADAALTSIYSKMRDTGILTGSGVGISFQLGCYGDELTWFGNPLSTTENFYTNNLLPSTSSVNDYWKAAYSNIYAANAVLEGSRSSVSLSTANKQKLEGEALFIRALLHFYLVNLYGDIPYVTTTEYKINTVVSKLPVKEIYQLIQTDLQLAAVNLNTAELSSTRVRPSKFTVRALLSRVYLCSGLWAEAADSASAVLNESGTFSLENIDSAFLKESKETIWQLQPSASGKNTDEAVAFIFASGPPRTVCLNNILVNSFSSDDLRKKHWMGSVSSGASKWYFAYKYKKNSTTASSVEYSIVMRLAEQYLIRAEARAKQGDIIGAREDLNKIRNRAGLTSTYISTKEELLQAVAEERRHELFTEYAHRFFDLKRSGDINTILSAQKPGWNTTDILFPLPQTELELNPNLLPQNEGY comes from the coding sequence ATGAAAAAAATAGTCACAAACTCATTCACAAGGGACTCTAGAATATCCATGAATAAATTGGTACTGTCATTGGCATTTCTAATTGTTTCCTGCGATTCTTTTTTAGATATTGATTTGCCGGAGAACCAGCTGACCAAAGAAAGTGTTTTTGAAGATAATCAGACCGCAGATGCCGCTTTGACCAGTATTTACTCAAAAATGAGGGATACCGGAATACTGACCGGTTCTGGAGTGGGAATCTCTTTCCAGCTAGGCTGTTATGGAGATGAACTGACATGGTTTGGAAACCCGCTCAGTACTACTGAAAATTTTTATACCAATAATCTGCTGCCTTCCACTTCCTCTGTGAACGATTACTGGAAAGCAGCCTATAGCAATATATATGCAGCAAATGCCGTGCTTGAAGGCAGCAGGAGTTCTGTATCCCTGTCAACAGCAAATAAACAAAAGCTTGAAGGGGAAGCTCTTTTTATTAGGGCACTGCTGCATTTTTATCTGGTCAATCTGTATGGGGATATCCCATACGTCACCACAACAGAATATAAAATCAATACTGTTGTCAGCAAACTTCCTGTTAAAGAAATTTACCAATTGATTCAGACTGATCTTCAGCTCGCTGCTGTAAATTTAAATACAGCTGAATTAAGCAGTACAAGGGTACGTCCATCTAAGTTTACTGTAAGAGCTTTGCTTTCACGGGTATATCTTTGTTCTGGTTTATGGGCAGAGGCTGCCGACAGCGCATCTGCCGTGCTCAATGAATCTGGAACTTTTTCACTTGAAAATATTGATAGTGCATTTTTAAAGGAGTCAAAAGAAACAATCTGGCAGCTGCAGCCTTCAGCTTCAGGAAAAAATACGGATGAAGCGGTGGCATTTATTTTTGCCAGCGGTCCTCCAAGAACAGTTTGTCTGAACAACATTCTGGTAAATTCCTTTTCTTCGGATGATCTGCGAAAAAAGCACTGGATGGGTTCAGTTTCCAGCGGTGCCTCTAAGTGGTACTTTGCGTATAAGTACAAGAAAAACAGCACTACTGCGTCTTCTGTCGAGTATTCAATTGTGATGCGTCTGGCTGAACAATATCTCATCCGTGCAGAAGCACGTGCAAAGCAGGGCGATATTATCGGTGCCAGAGAAGATCTTAACAAAATACGAAATCGTGCAGGCCTTACAAGTACGTATATTTCCACAAAAGAAGAACTGCTTCAGGCTGTAGCCGAAGAGCGCAGACATGAGCTTTTTACCGAATACGCCCATCGCTTTTTTGACCTTAAACGTTCAGGAGATATAAACACCATTCTATCAGCTCAAAAGCCGGGATGGAACACAACCGACATCTTATTTCCACTGCCTCAGACCGAATTGGAACTCAATCCAAATCTTCTGCCGCAGAATGAAGGCTATTAA
- a CDS encoding SusC/RagA family TonB-linked outer membrane protein has translation MNYFSFYKDGKALYCLFFTGILLSFSSSIAGNSKRHYTFSYQQHQVRGTVSDGTAPLPGVTVAVKGRGNNAAITDYNGQYSINVSPNDTLLVSFLGFKTKLVPVRGNSKIDIKLEYDTTTLQEVRVNAGYYSVKESERTGSIARITSKDIETQPVTNVLATMQGRMAGVSIIQTTGVPGGGFDIKIRGQNSLRAEGNAPLYVIDGVPYSSDTVGHGQTATLFPTLTSPLNGINPDQVESIEVLKDADATSIYGSRGANGVVLITTKKGRSGKTTFTVNATTGAGSVTKFIKLMDTSQYLAMRRQAYANDGVTTYPASAYDVNGKWDQNRYTDWQKELLGGTSVFTDLQGTVSGGSQNTNFLLSGNYHTETTVYPGNFLYKKGGSQFSLNHRSENQKFKIQFSTGYTVQDNDQPSSDLTIVAQTLAPNAPALYNKDGSLNWEGSTWQNPLANLPAKFESKSYDFLANTVLTYEITEKLLIKSSFGYSDLRHTETRISPSTIYDPKLNYNSSYSTLFLNNTSRNSWIVEPQVAWNSNLSAGKLELLLGATFQDQSTDQLVQSGTGFPSNSLIYNLSSATTVRAVADTETLYKYQAFFGRANYNYKERYILNLTARRDGSSRFGPGNQFAFFGAAGAAWLFSKENFAKGLHWLSFGKLRASYGTTGSDQIGDYKFLDTYSVSGVLYNGNVGLQPTSLYNPNFAWETNRKLEAAIETGFLQDKLFLTAAWYRNRSSNQLVGIPMASTTGFQSLQSNLDAEVENSGLEFTLRTVNLNKGAFQWISNLNISFSKNKLLSFPGLEGSTYSQRYRINKPLNIVLLYDYKAIDPLTGIYQFNDLNNDGKITAAGDKQIICDLNPEYFGGLQNQLSYKGIKLDFLFQFASQKNYNYPVGPAGQMYNQPEKLKDSWQNPGDTASYQIFTAGYNAAAVTAGSRFSESTAAVSDASFIRLKNISLSYDLPLTGFKTQCRLFAQGQNLLTFTKYKDGDPEFISTGFLPPLKIMTFGIQLTF, from the coding sequence ATGAATTATTTTTCATTTTACAAAGATGGGAAAGCGCTTTATTGCCTTTTTTTTACTGGCATATTGCTGTCTTTTTCATCATCAATTGCCGGAAATTCGAAACGGCATTACACTTTTTCTTATCAGCAGCATCAGGTTCGTGGAACCGTCAGCGATGGAACAGCTCCCCTGCCCGGTGTCACCGTTGCCGTAAAGGGACGGGGAAATAATGCTGCGATCACCGATTACAACGGGCAGTATTCCATAAATGTATCGCCCAACGATACGCTCTTGGTTTCATTTCTCGGTTTTAAGACAAAACTTGTTCCTGTGAGAGGCAATAGCAAGATTGACATTAAATTGGAGTATGATACCACGACCCTGCAGGAAGTGCGTGTCAATGCCGGCTATTATTCAGTGAAGGAAAGCGAACGTACGGGAAGCATTGCCCGCATAACCTCTAAGGATATTGAAACACAGCCTGTGACCAATGTCCTTGCCACAATGCAGGGAAGGATGGCGGGAGTTTCGATCATCCAGACTACAGGAGTGCCCGGCGGAGGTTTTGACATTAAGATAAGGGGACAGAACAGTCTGCGGGCTGAAGGAAATGCCCCCTTGTATGTTATAGACGGCGTACCTTATTCCTCTGACACTGTCGGCCATGGGCAGACCGCGACTCTTTTCCCAACATTGACCAGCCCTCTTAACGGAATCAATCCTGACCAGGTCGAGAGCATTGAAGTGCTTAAAGATGCCGATGCAACCTCTATTTACGGTTCACGTGGTGCGAATGGTGTGGTGCTGATTACTACAAAAAAAGGAAGAAGCGGAAAAACGACATTCACAGTAAATGCGACCACAGGAGCCGGGAGTGTTACCAAATTTATAAAACTAATGGATACTTCCCAGTATTTAGCAATGCGTCGCCAGGCTTATGCCAATGACGGTGTAACCACCTATCCTGCTTCAGCCTATGATGTCAATGGAAAATGGGATCAGAACCGATATACGGACTGGCAGAAAGAGCTCCTTGGAGGCACTTCTGTTTTTACAGATCTGCAGGGTACAGTTTCTGGAGGATCACAAAATACCAATTTTCTTCTCAGCGGAAACTATCATACTGAAACTACCGTTTATCCCGGTAATTTCCTGTATAAAAAAGGCGGTTCACAGTTTAGTCTGAACCACCGGTCAGAAAATCAGAAATTCAAAATACAATTCTCAACAGGATATACAGTTCAGGATAATGACCAGCCGTCCTCGGATCTTACTATTGTAGCACAGACATTGGCTCCAAACGCTCCTGCTTTGTACAATAAGGATGGAAGCCTCAATTGGGAAGGCAGTACATGGCAGAACCCGCTCGCTAATCTACCGGCAAAATTCGAATCCAAAAGCTATGATTTCCTTGCCAATACGGTACTGACTTATGAAATAACAGAGAAGCTTCTAATAAAAAGCAGTTTTGGGTACAGCGATCTGCGTCATACCGAAACCAGGATTTCGCCTTCTACAATATATGACCCTAAACTTAATTACAACAGTTCGTACTCTACACTATTTCTGAACAATACCAGCCGGAATTCATGGATTGTGGAACCGCAGGTCGCTTGGAACTCAAATCTCAGTGCAGGAAAACTGGAACTTCTTCTTGGGGCTACTTTTCAGGACCAGTCAACCGATCAGCTTGTACAGTCCGGGACAGGATTCCCATCCAATAGCCTAATTTATAACCTCTCTTCTGCTACCACAGTACGTGCAGTTGCAGACACCGAGACCCTCTACAAATATCAGGCATTCTTTGGAAGAGCCAATTATAACTATAAAGAACGTTATATTTTAAACCTTACGGCACGCCGCGATGGTTCCAGCCGTTTTGGTCCAGGAAATCAGTTTGCCTTTTTTGGAGCCGCAGGAGCTGCTTGGCTTTTTTCAAAAGAGAACTTTGCCAAAGGTCTCCATTGGCTCTCATTTGGTAAATTAAGAGCCAGCTACGGAACAACCGGCAGCGATCAAATCGGTGATTACAAATTCCTTGATACTTATTCTGTATCAGGAGTATTATACAATGGAAATGTAGGTTTACAGCCAACGAGCCTCTATAACCCGAATTTTGCATGGGAAACCAATAGAAAACTGGAAGCAGCAATTGAAACTGGTTTTCTACAGGATAAGCTTTTTTTGACGGCTGCTTGGTACAGAAATCGATCTTCTAATCAGCTGGTAGGTATACCAATGGCTTCAACTACAGGCTTTCAGAGCCTTCAGTCAAACCTTGATGCCGAAGTGGAAAATTCCGGTTTAGAATTTACGCTCCGTACTGTAAATCTAAACAAGGGAGCTTTTCAATGGATTTCAAATCTGAATATCAGCTTTTCAAAAAACAAACTGCTTAGTTTTCCGGGACTTGAAGGGTCAACCTACAGCCAGAGATACCGCATTAATAAACCATTGAACATTGTTCTTTTATACGACTATAAAGCCATTGATCCCCTGACGGGCATCTATCAGTTCAATGATCTGAATAACGACGGTAAAATAACAGCCGCTGGTGACAAACAAATCATCTGTGACCTGAATCCGGAATATTTCGGCGGGCTTCAGAATCAGCTGAGCTATAAAGGCATAAAACTTGATTTTTTGTTTCAATTTGCTAGCCAGAAAAACTACAATTATCCGGTAGGTCCTGCAGGACAGATGTATAACCAGCCAGAGAAACTGAAAGACAGCTGGCAGAATCCCGGAGATACAGCTTCTTACCAGATTTTTACTGCCGGATATAACGCAGCCGCGGTAACTGCAGGATCACGATTTAGTGAAAGCACGGCAGCAGTAAGTGATGCCTCCTTCATAAGGCTTAAAAATATTTCATTATCCTATGATCTTCCGCTGACAGGATTTAAGACTCAGTGCAGACTGTTTGCCCAGGGCCAGAACCTGCTCACCTTTACCAAATACAAAGATGGAGATCCCGAATTCATAAGCACAGGATTTCTTCCGCCATTAAAAATAATGACTTTTGGCATACAGCTAACTTTTTAA
- a CDS encoding helix-turn-helix domain-containing protein, with protein sequence MNNNLSEIENYIIQRVRTIRKEKGLTQEQLSLRLDKGVGFIGDIESSKKAKYNLKHLNDIAKIFECSPKDFWPDKAL encoded by the coding sequence ATGAACAACAACTTATCTGAAATAGAAAATTACATAATTCAACGCGTTAGAACTATTCGTAAAGAAAAAGGTCTAACACAAGAACAATTGTCTCTCAGATTAGATAAGGGCGTTGGTTTTATTGGTGATATAGAATCATCAAAAAAAGCTAAATATAACCTTAAACACTTAAATGATATTGCAAAAATATTTGAGTGCTCTCCTAAGGATTTTTGGCCAGATAAAGCGTTATAA